The sequence CCACGAAAAAATATCTTGTTTGTTTATGAAAAAACCCGTCCACACAACAAGAACAAACACGCCGCCGATTGCGGAAAACCACCACATGCTAAGAGAAGCGTCAAGTATTGATATGTTTCTGTAAAAATATTTTTTTGCAAAAAGAAGCGCTATAAAAAGTATTATAAACGCCGCAAGAACAAGGGGCGGCTCGCCTATAGCCAAAATTAACAGTATTGCAAATCCGACGAGAAAACACGTCCATTTATACGAACCCTTTATTCTCAGCTGCAGCGCTCTGGACAAGAAAAGCAAACTTGCCGCTGTTACGCTTAAAAGAAAATGAGATAAATCTTTAGTCCATACGGGAAGAAGTCTTAAAAAATTTTGTATCTGTTCTACGTTAAAAGGCGTTGACGCGGAAAACATGGCTATCATGCCCGCAAAAAAAGTTGAAACCGCAAGAACCTGAACAACCGCCGAAGAAACTGTTTTTCCGAAAATTCTTGTTTTGTCGTCAAACTTTTTCACAAGACGCGCGATTTCATAAAAACCAAACATGGAAAGAGCTATTACAAGCGGACAAAAATAAAATATGGCTCTGTATGCAAGAAGTCCGCCGATAACTCCCGGGTGCTTTGCGGCCTGGGGAAGCAAAAGCGCAATAGACGCTTCAAAAACTCCCATTCCTCCGGGAACCTGACTGATAATGCCTAAAAGCTGCGCCACAAGAAATACTTTCAGCAAAATAAAATACGGTATCTCGCCCGACGGCATAAGCATAAAAAGAGTAAGCGAAGCTATAATCCAGTCCGCGGTGGCAAGAAGTATTTGCGCGGCAACAATTTTAATATTAGGAAAAGAAATTTCCCATTTAAATATTTTTCTCGGTTTAGAATTAAAAGCGCTTAAACCAACGTAAGCGACAAGAATGAGAAGAAAAAATATTCCTATGCCTCTTGTGGACATTGCATATTTTGTTACGCCTTCAAGCGACACAGGGGTAGCCGTAAAAATAAGTCCGCCCACGGCAAGAAGCCCAAGCCAAATTGTTGCCGAAGAAAAAAACAAAACTTTGGTAACGTCCACCATGGAAACTTTATGCAAGGAATAAAGTCTATAGCGAATAGAGCCGCCAAAAAGCATTGAGTAGCCCGTATTGTTTCCTAAAACGTTGCTTATAAAACACGTAAAGAAAATATCTTTTGGTTTAAGAGGCGCTTTCGCATTAATGTATTTAAACGCTACAATATCGTATCCGCCAAGAAGCAAATAATAAGACAACGCAAAAAGAAGCGCTAAAATAATTCTTACAGACGGAATAGCCTGCAATGCGTTAACTATGTCGTCGTAACTTAAATCTTTCAGCTGATTGTTAAGAAGCGCAAGCGCGCCGACAAAAACCAAAAAACCCAAAGGAACCAAAATAAATTTCAACCATTTTTTCATTATGCGTTTCCCGATAAATTAAGAATCACTTGCCGTTAAGCCAGCAAAATCCGTTTTTTTGCGTAAGTTCCACGTCCATGTCAAAAAGCTGCGATAATTTTTCGCTTGTAAAAACTTTTGCTCGCTCGCCGTCGGCAAAAACTTTTCCGTCTTTGAAAAATA is a genomic window of Endomicrobium proavitum containing:
- a CDS encoding phosphatidylglycerol lysyltransferase domain-containing protein — protein: MKKWLKFILVPLGFLVFVGALALLNNQLKDLSYDDIVNALQAIPSVRIILALLFALSYYLLLGGYDIVAFKYINAKAPLKPKDIFFTCFISNVLGNNTGYSMLFGGSIRYRLYSLHKVSMVDVTKVLFFSSATIWLGLLAVGGLIFTATPVSLEGVTKYAMSTRGIGIFFLLILVAYVGLSAFNSKPRKIFKWEISFPNIKIVAAQILLATADWIIASLTLFMLMPSGEIPYFILLKVFLVAQLLGIISQVPGGMGVFEASIALLLPQAAKHPGVIGGLLAYRAIFYFCPLVIALSMFGFYEIARLVKKFDDKTRIFGKTVSSAVVQVLAVSTFFAGMIAMFSASTPFNVEQIQNFLRLLPVWTKDLSHFLLSVTAASLLFLSRALQLRIKGSYKWTCFLVGFAILLILAIGEPPLVLAAFIILFIALLFAKKYFYRNISILDASLSMWWFSAIGGVFVLVVWTGFFINKQDIFSWIRFDVLYENLFGASDAARFLRATVGLVVIFIIVALEQIFKNYFKKPVVFDENDIKRITYSSDYAYAFDALALGKSYMVNDEKTAFIMYAQSGDSLISLGDPVGGGYSHKSELLWKFKEAADKESVKPAFVGIDHRYKQLYDDIGLDIFNIGQEAKIPLRTFDKNKELLTSMQSVERQAESSGFEYEVVKSADFEKYREIFAQINKTWEQEHGYLRINFIPGKYDESYMKDLDFSIIRKDGKICAFSVFAAAKNKYEMSTGVVRYLKIADDIFPYILTKNILWAKSNGFKWFDLGLAYFPDVSQDADAVRHFAKIFMFAEHFHYDLTKLREFKNKFSPVWHNKYVAVHPDKYIVMFLKNFTALISPPKEKNMRQFLKRFFVR